From the Paramormyrops kingsleyae isolate MSU_618 chromosome 7, PKINGS_0.4, whole genome shotgun sequence genome, one window contains:
- the tpcn1 gene encoding two pore channel protein 1 isoform X2, translated as MQEGHADIAIVDQATFQEVPLVSSSYCLVVGSLDGGGYDIVNNTVTPTPAPPECRSQSAGLRQNWEMNYQEAAIYLQEGENNDKFFTHPRNRKALTAYLFAHNHGFYMMELTTGLLLMVLSMCEAPAVPSLRLDVYVHAPLELLALAMVAFELCMKMRWLGLHTFIRHRRTMVKTCVLFLQFVEAIVVLVRQMSHLRVTRALRPIFLVDCRYCGAVRRNLRQIFQSLPPFIDILLLLLFFMLIFSILGFYLFSQNKADPYFNSLENSIVSLFVLLTTANFPDVMMPAYSKNRWSCVFFIVYLSIELYFIMNLLLAVVFDTFNDVEKMKFKSLLLHKRSAIEHAFQLLVSKQRPSGVSLKQFDGLMRFYRPRMSARDRFLTFNALSRGDSSTLSLEEFYNFYEVIGLKWKPRRSGEHWFDDLPHTTFLIFKGINMLVKSKPFQYTMYFVVAVNGVWILVETYISNSVFTLSQQVPWSYIVFLTIYGVEMLLKITGLGPMKYFSSGWHLFDFSVTLFAFLGLMALAFDMEPFYFIVVLRPLQLLRLFKIKQRYRNVLDTMFELFPRMASLGLTLIIFYYSFAIVGMEFFADVVYPNCCNTSTVANSYKKINITVGNHTVLDEGYYYLNNFNNILSSFVTLFELTVVNNWYITMEGVTSQTSHWSRLYFMTFYIVTMVVMTIIVAFILDAFVFRMNYSRKNRDLIGDPEDENGIVLEAEVSREEVLVTLELYKQICPGGSNLRSLQGVLLSMDRGGHSSLVFLGRRSRTKSDLSMKMYAEEIREWYEEYTMESPLHPHRLPDQPLDMLDNPSRELTSHPQTVN; from the exons ATGCAGGAAGGCCACGCTGACATTGCGATCGTGGACCAGGCCACGTTCCAGGAGGTCCCATTAGTGTCCTCCTCCTACTGCTTGGTTGTGGGTTCTCTGG ATGGCGGAGGCTACGACATTGTTAACAACACGGTTACCCCCACCCCGGCACCACCGGAATGCCGGTCCCAGTCTGCTGGCCTGCGGCAGAACTGGGAGATGAATTACCAGGAAGCTGCCATCTACCTGCAG GAAGGCGAGAACAACGACAAGTTCTTCACGCATCCACGGAACCGCAAGGCGCTGACAGCCTACCTGTTCGCCCACAATCACGGCTTCTACATGATGGAGCTGACGACGGGGCTGCTCCTCATGGTGCTATCGATGTGCGAGGCACCGGCCGTACCCTCCCTGCGGCTGGACGTCTAC GTCCACGCTCCCCTCGAGCTGCTGGCCCTGGCCATGGTGGCTTTCGAGCTCTGCATGAAGATGCGCTGGCTGGGCCTCCACACCTTCATTCGCCACAGAAGGACCATGGTGAAG ACCTGCGTGCTCTTCCTCCAGTTCGTGGAGGCCATTGTAGTGCTGGTCCGGCAGATGTCCCACCTGCGGGTCACGCGGGCCCTCCGTCCCATCTTCCTGGTGGACTGCCGGTACTGCGGAGCCGTGCGCAG GAACCTGCGGCAGATCTTCCAGTCCCTTCCTCCCTTCATCGacatcctgctgctgctgctcttctTCATGCTCATCTTCTCCATTCTGG gattttatttgttttctcaGAATAAGGCAGATCCG TATTTCAATTCGCTGGAAAACAGCATCGTGAGCCTGTTCGTCCTCCTGACGACGGCGAA CTTTCCAGACGTGATGATGCCAGCATACTCCAAAAACCGGTGGTCTTGTGTGTTCTTCATCGTCTACTTGTCCATTGAGCTATATTTCATCATGAACCTG CTCCTAGCCGTGGTGTTTGACACCTTCAACGACGTGGAGAAGATGAAATTTAAATCGCTGCTGCTGCACAAGAGGTCAGCCATAGAGCACGCCTTCCAGCTTCTGGTCAGCAAACAA AGGCCCAGCGGGGTGTCGCTTAAGCAGTTCGACGGTCTGATGCGCTTCTACAGGCCACGGATGAGCGCCCGCGACCGCTTCCTCACATTCAACGCCCTCAGTCGCGGAGACTCCTCCACGCTCAG CCTGGAGGAATTTTACAACTTCTATGAAGTCATTGGCTTAAAGTGGAAG CCGCGGCGGAGCGGGGAGCACTGGTTTGATGACCTTCCACACACCACTTTCCTCATTTTCAAAG GCATTAATATGCTGGTGAAGTCCAAACCATTCCAGTACACCATGT ATTTTGTCGTTGCTGTGAACGGCGTGTGGATCTTGGTGGAGACGTACATATCCAACA GTGTGTTCACCCTTTCCCAGCAGGTACCTTGGAGCTACATAGTCTTCCTTACCA TTTATGGAGTGGAAATGTTGCTGAAAATCACAGGCCTGGGTCCCATGAAGTATTTCAGCTCAGGCTGGCATCT GTTTGACTTCTCAGTCACCCTCTTCGCTTTCCTGGGCCTCATGGCTTTGGCCTTCGACATGGAGCCCTTCTACTTCATCGTGGTGCTGCGACCCCTGCAGCTGCTGCG GTTGTTCAAGATCAAGCAGCGGTACCGCAACGTGCTGGACACCATGTTCGAGCTCTTCCCCAGGATGGCCAG cttagGACTGACTCTCATCATCTTCTACTACTCCTTTGCCATCGTCGGGATGGAGTTCTTCGCCGACGTGGTGTACCCCAACTGCTGCAA caccagcaCAGTGGCCAACTCCTATAAGAAGATCAACATCACTGTGGGCAACCACACGGTCCTGGATGAGGGCTACTACTATCTCAACAACTTCAACAACATCCTCAGCAGCTTTG TAACATTGTTTGAGCTGACTGTGGTCAACAACTGGTATATTACAATG GAAGGAGTGACCTCACAGACCAGCCACTGGAGTCGCCTTTATTTCATGACCTTTTACATCGTCACCATG GTTGTCATGACGATCATCGTGGCTTTTATCCTGGATGCCTTCGTCTTCAGAATGAACTACAGCCGCAAGAACCGTGACCTCATTGGAGACCCTGAAG ATGAGAACGGCATCGTGCTGGAAGCTGAAGTGTCACGTGAGGAGGTGCTCGTCACGCTGGAGTTGTACAAGCAGATCTGCCCTGGAGGCTCCAACCTCCGCTccctgcagggggtgctgctGAGCATGGATCGTGGCGGG CACTCCTCGCTGGTGTTTCTGGGCCGGAGGTCCCGCACCAAGAGCGACCTGAGCATGAAGATGTATGCGGAGGAGATCCGG GAGTGGTATGAGGAGTACACCATGGAGAGCCCTCTTCATCCTCACCGGCTCCCAGACCAGCCCTTGGACATGCTAGACAACCCCAGCCGGGAGCTCACCAGCCACCCACAGACTGTCAACTAG
- the tpcn1 gene encoding two pore channel protein 1 isoform X4 translates to MAETDTDDVPLILTWDDASGDLLPVEDGDRAEPAGGNGGGYDIVNNTVTPTPAPPECRSQSAGLRQNWEMNYQEAAIYLQEGENNDKFFTHPRNRKALTAYLFAHNHGFYMMELTTGLLLMVLSMCEAPAVPSLRLDVYVHAPLELLALAMVAFELCMKMRWLGLHTFIRHRRTMVKTCVLFLQFVEAIVVLVRQMSHLRVTRALRPIFLVDCRYCGAVRRNLRQIFQSLPPFIDILLLLLFFMLIFSILGFYLFSQNKADPYFNSLENSIVSLFVLLTTANFPDVMMPAYSKNRWSCVFFIVYLSIELYFIMNLLLAVVFDTFNDVEKMKFKSLLLHKRSAIEHAFQLLVSKQRPSGVSLKQFDGLMRFYRPRMSARDRFLTFNALSRGDSSTLSLEEFYNFYEVIGLKWKPRRSGEHWFDDLPHTTFLIFKGINMLVKSKPFQYTMYFVVAVNGVWILVETYISNSVFTLSQQVPWSYIVFLTIYGVEMLLKITGLGPMKYFSSGWHLFDFSVTLFAFLGLMALAFDMEPFYFIVVLRPLQLLRLFKIKQRYRNVLDTMFELFPRMASLGLTLIIFYYSFAIVGMEFFADVVYPNCCNTSTVANSYKKINITVGNHTVLDEGYYYLNNFNNILSSFVTLFELTVVNNWYITMEGVTSQTSHWSRLYFMTFYIVTMVVMTIIVAFILDAFVFRMNYSRKNRDLIGDPEGWTHSR, encoded by the exons ATGGCGGAGACTGACACCGACGACGTGCCGCTGATCCTCACCTGGGACGACGCCAGCGGGGATCTGCTGCCTGTAGAGGATGGGGACAGAGCCGAGCCAGCCGGCGGCA ATGGCGGAGGCTACGACATTGTTAACAACACGGTTACCCCCACCCCGGCACCACCGGAATGCCGGTCCCAGTCTGCTGGCCTGCGGCAGAACTGGGAGATGAATTACCAGGAAGCTGCCATCTACCTGCAG GAAGGCGAGAACAACGACAAGTTCTTCACGCATCCACGGAACCGCAAGGCGCTGACAGCCTACCTGTTCGCCCACAATCACGGCTTCTACATGATGGAGCTGACGACGGGGCTGCTCCTCATGGTGCTATCGATGTGCGAGGCACCGGCCGTACCCTCCCTGCGGCTGGACGTCTAC GTCCACGCTCCCCTCGAGCTGCTGGCCCTGGCCATGGTGGCTTTCGAGCTCTGCATGAAGATGCGCTGGCTGGGCCTCCACACCTTCATTCGCCACAGAAGGACCATGGTGAAG ACCTGCGTGCTCTTCCTCCAGTTCGTGGAGGCCATTGTAGTGCTGGTCCGGCAGATGTCCCACCTGCGGGTCACGCGGGCCCTCCGTCCCATCTTCCTGGTGGACTGCCGGTACTGCGGAGCCGTGCGCAG GAACCTGCGGCAGATCTTCCAGTCCCTTCCTCCCTTCATCGacatcctgctgctgctgctcttctTCATGCTCATCTTCTCCATTCTGG gattttatttgttttctcaGAATAAGGCAGATCCG TATTTCAATTCGCTGGAAAACAGCATCGTGAGCCTGTTCGTCCTCCTGACGACGGCGAA CTTTCCAGACGTGATGATGCCAGCATACTCCAAAAACCGGTGGTCTTGTGTGTTCTTCATCGTCTACTTGTCCATTGAGCTATATTTCATCATGAACCTG CTCCTAGCCGTGGTGTTTGACACCTTCAACGACGTGGAGAAGATGAAATTTAAATCGCTGCTGCTGCACAAGAGGTCAGCCATAGAGCACGCCTTCCAGCTTCTGGTCAGCAAACAA AGGCCCAGCGGGGTGTCGCTTAAGCAGTTCGACGGTCTGATGCGCTTCTACAGGCCACGGATGAGCGCCCGCGACCGCTTCCTCACATTCAACGCCCTCAGTCGCGGAGACTCCTCCACGCTCAG CCTGGAGGAATTTTACAACTTCTATGAAGTCATTGGCTTAAAGTGGAAG CCGCGGCGGAGCGGGGAGCACTGGTTTGATGACCTTCCACACACCACTTTCCTCATTTTCAAAG GCATTAATATGCTGGTGAAGTCCAAACCATTCCAGTACACCATGT ATTTTGTCGTTGCTGTGAACGGCGTGTGGATCTTGGTGGAGACGTACATATCCAACA GTGTGTTCACCCTTTCCCAGCAGGTACCTTGGAGCTACATAGTCTTCCTTACCA TTTATGGAGTGGAAATGTTGCTGAAAATCACAGGCCTGGGTCCCATGAAGTATTTCAGCTCAGGCTGGCATCT GTTTGACTTCTCAGTCACCCTCTTCGCTTTCCTGGGCCTCATGGCTTTGGCCTTCGACATGGAGCCCTTCTACTTCATCGTGGTGCTGCGACCCCTGCAGCTGCTGCG GTTGTTCAAGATCAAGCAGCGGTACCGCAACGTGCTGGACACCATGTTCGAGCTCTTCCCCAGGATGGCCAG cttagGACTGACTCTCATCATCTTCTACTACTCCTTTGCCATCGTCGGGATGGAGTTCTTCGCCGACGTGGTGTACCCCAACTGCTGCAA caccagcaCAGTGGCCAACTCCTATAAGAAGATCAACATCACTGTGGGCAACCACACGGTCCTGGATGAGGGCTACTACTATCTCAACAACTTCAACAACATCCTCAGCAGCTTTG TAACATTGTTTGAGCTGACTGTGGTCAACAACTGGTATATTACAATG GAAGGAGTGACCTCACAGACCAGCCACTGGAGTCGCCTTTATTTCATGACCTTTTACATCGTCACCATG GTTGTCATGACGATCATCGTGGCTTTTATCCTGGATGCCTTCGTCTTCAGAATGAACTACAGCCGCAAGAACCGTGACCTCATTGGAGACCCTGAAGGTTGGACACACTCGAG ATGA
- the tpcn1 gene encoding two pore channel protein 1 isoform X1, which produces MAETDTDDVPLILTWDDASGDLLPVEDGDRAEPAGGNGGGYDIVNNTVTPTPAPPECRSQSAGLRQNWEMNYQEAAIYLQEGENNDKFFTHPRNRKALTAYLFAHNHGFYMMELTTGLLLMVLSMCEAPAVPSLRLDVYVHAPLELLALAMVAFELCMKMRWLGLHTFIRHRRTMVKTCVLFLQFVEAIVVLVRQMSHLRVTRALRPIFLVDCRYCGAVRRNLRQIFQSLPPFIDILLLLLFFMLIFSILGFYLFSQNKADPYFNSLENSIVSLFVLLTTANFPDVMMPAYSKNRWSCVFFIVYLSIELYFIMNLLLAVVFDTFNDVEKMKFKSLLLHKRSAIEHAFQLLVSKQRPSGVSLKQFDGLMRFYRPRMSARDRFLTFNALSRGDSSTLSLEEFYNFYEVIGLKWKPRRSGEHWFDDLPHTTFLIFKGINMLVKSKPFQYTMYFVVAVNGVWILVETYISNSVFTLSQQVPWSYIVFLTIYGVEMLLKITGLGPMKYFSSGWHLFDFSVTLFAFLGLMALAFDMEPFYFIVVLRPLQLLRLFKIKQRYRNVLDTMFELFPRMASLGLTLIIFYYSFAIVGMEFFADVVYPNCCNTSTVANSYKKINITVGNHTVLDEGYYYLNNFNNILSSFVTLFELTVVNNWYITMEGVTSQTSHWSRLYFMTFYIVTMVVMTIIVAFILDAFVFRMNYSRKNRDLIGDPEDENGIVLEAEVSREEVLVTLELYKQICPGGSNLRSLQGVLLSMDRGGHSSLVFLGRRSRTKSDLSMKMYAEEIREWYEEYTMESPLHPHRLPDQPLDMLDNPSRELTSHPQTVN; this is translated from the exons ATGGCGGAGACTGACACCGACGACGTGCCGCTGATCCTCACCTGGGACGACGCCAGCGGGGATCTGCTGCCTGTAGAGGATGGGGACAGAGCCGAGCCAGCCGGCGGCA ATGGCGGAGGCTACGACATTGTTAACAACACGGTTACCCCCACCCCGGCACCACCGGAATGCCGGTCCCAGTCTGCTGGCCTGCGGCAGAACTGGGAGATGAATTACCAGGAAGCTGCCATCTACCTGCAG GAAGGCGAGAACAACGACAAGTTCTTCACGCATCCACGGAACCGCAAGGCGCTGACAGCCTACCTGTTCGCCCACAATCACGGCTTCTACATGATGGAGCTGACGACGGGGCTGCTCCTCATGGTGCTATCGATGTGCGAGGCACCGGCCGTACCCTCCCTGCGGCTGGACGTCTAC GTCCACGCTCCCCTCGAGCTGCTGGCCCTGGCCATGGTGGCTTTCGAGCTCTGCATGAAGATGCGCTGGCTGGGCCTCCACACCTTCATTCGCCACAGAAGGACCATGGTGAAG ACCTGCGTGCTCTTCCTCCAGTTCGTGGAGGCCATTGTAGTGCTGGTCCGGCAGATGTCCCACCTGCGGGTCACGCGGGCCCTCCGTCCCATCTTCCTGGTGGACTGCCGGTACTGCGGAGCCGTGCGCAG GAACCTGCGGCAGATCTTCCAGTCCCTTCCTCCCTTCATCGacatcctgctgctgctgctcttctTCATGCTCATCTTCTCCATTCTGG gattttatttgttttctcaGAATAAGGCAGATCCG TATTTCAATTCGCTGGAAAACAGCATCGTGAGCCTGTTCGTCCTCCTGACGACGGCGAA CTTTCCAGACGTGATGATGCCAGCATACTCCAAAAACCGGTGGTCTTGTGTGTTCTTCATCGTCTACTTGTCCATTGAGCTATATTTCATCATGAACCTG CTCCTAGCCGTGGTGTTTGACACCTTCAACGACGTGGAGAAGATGAAATTTAAATCGCTGCTGCTGCACAAGAGGTCAGCCATAGAGCACGCCTTCCAGCTTCTGGTCAGCAAACAA AGGCCCAGCGGGGTGTCGCTTAAGCAGTTCGACGGTCTGATGCGCTTCTACAGGCCACGGATGAGCGCCCGCGACCGCTTCCTCACATTCAACGCCCTCAGTCGCGGAGACTCCTCCACGCTCAG CCTGGAGGAATTTTACAACTTCTATGAAGTCATTGGCTTAAAGTGGAAG CCGCGGCGGAGCGGGGAGCACTGGTTTGATGACCTTCCACACACCACTTTCCTCATTTTCAAAG GCATTAATATGCTGGTGAAGTCCAAACCATTCCAGTACACCATGT ATTTTGTCGTTGCTGTGAACGGCGTGTGGATCTTGGTGGAGACGTACATATCCAACA GTGTGTTCACCCTTTCCCAGCAGGTACCTTGGAGCTACATAGTCTTCCTTACCA TTTATGGAGTGGAAATGTTGCTGAAAATCACAGGCCTGGGTCCCATGAAGTATTTCAGCTCAGGCTGGCATCT GTTTGACTTCTCAGTCACCCTCTTCGCTTTCCTGGGCCTCATGGCTTTGGCCTTCGACATGGAGCCCTTCTACTTCATCGTGGTGCTGCGACCCCTGCAGCTGCTGCG GTTGTTCAAGATCAAGCAGCGGTACCGCAACGTGCTGGACACCATGTTCGAGCTCTTCCCCAGGATGGCCAG cttagGACTGACTCTCATCATCTTCTACTACTCCTTTGCCATCGTCGGGATGGAGTTCTTCGCCGACGTGGTGTACCCCAACTGCTGCAA caccagcaCAGTGGCCAACTCCTATAAGAAGATCAACATCACTGTGGGCAACCACACGGTCCTGGATGAGGGCTACTACTATCTCAACAACTTCAACAACATCCTCAGCAGCTTTG TAACATTGTTTGAGCTGACTGTGGTCAACAACTGGTATATTACAATG GAAGGAGTGACCTCACAGACCAGCCACTGGAGTCGCCTTTATTTCATGACCTTTTACATCGTCACCATG GTTGTCATGACGATCATCGTGGCTTTTATCCTGGATGCCTTCGTCTTCAGAATGAACTACAGCCGCAAGAACCGTGACCTCATTGGAGACCCTGAAG ATGAGAACGGCATCGTGCTGGAAGCTGAAGTGTCACGTGAGGAGGTGCTCGTCACGCTGGAGTTGTACAAGCAGATCTGCCCTGGAGGCTCCAACCTCCGCTccctgcagggggtgctgctGAGCATGGATCGTGGCGGG CACTCCTCGCTGGTGTTTCTGGGCCGGAGGTCCCGCACCAAGAGCGACCTGAGCATGAAGATGTATGCGGAGGAGATCCGG GAGTGGTATGAGGAGTACACCATGGAGAGCCCTCTTCATCCTCACCGGCTCCCAGACCAGCCCTTGGACATGCTAGACAACCCCAGCCGGGAGCTCACCAGCCACCCACAGACTGTCAACTAG
- the tpcn1 gene encoding two pore channel protein 1 isoform X3, which produces MRIWIHFKVCVGLNGGGYDIVNNTVTPTPAPPECRSQSAGLRQNWEMNYQEAAIYLQEGENNDKFFTHPRNRKALTAYLFAHNHGFYMMELTTGLLLMVLSMCEAPAVPSLRLDVYVHAPLELLALAMVAFELCMKMRWLGLHTFIRHRRTMVKTCVLFLQFVEAIVVLVRQMSHLRVTRALRPIFLVDCRYCGAVRRNLRQIFQSLPPFIDILLLLLFFMLIFSILGFYLFSQNKADPYFNSLENSIVSLFVLLTTANFPDVMMPAYSKNRWSCVFFIVYLSIELYFIMNLLLAVVFDTFNDVEKMKFKSLLLHKRSAIEHAFQLLVSKQRPSGVSLKQFDGLMRFYRPRMSARDRFLTFNALSRGDSSTLSLEEFYNFYEVIGLKWKPRRSGEHWFDDLPHTTFLIFKGINMLVKSKPFQYTMYFVVAVNGVWILVETYISNSVFTLSQQVPWSYIVFLTIYGVEMLLKITGLGPMKYFSSGWHLFDFSVTLFAFLGLMALAFDMEPFYFIVVLRPLQLLRLFKIKQRYRNVLDTMFELFPRMASLGLTLIIFYYSFAIVGMEFFADVVYPNCCNTSTVANSYKKINITVGNHTVLDEGYYYLNNFNNILSSFVTLFELTVVNNWYITMEGVTSQTSHWSRLYFMTFYIVTMVVMTIIVAFILDAFVFRMNYSRKNRDLIGDPEDENGIVLEAEVSREEVLVTLELYKQICPGGSNLRSLQGVLLSMDRGGHSSLVFLGRRSRTKSDLSMKMYAEEIREWYEEYTMESPLHPHRLPDQPLDMLDNPSRELTSHPQTVN; this is translated from the exons ATGAGGATTTGGATTCATTTCAAGGTGTGCGTGGGACTAA ATGGCGGAGGCTACGACATTGTTAACAACACGGTTACCCCCACCCCGGCACCACCGGAATGCCGGTCCCAGTCTGCTGGCCTGCGGCAGAACTGGGAGATGAATTACCAGGAAGCTGCCATCTACCTGCAG GAAGGCGAGAACAACGACAAGTTCTTCACGCATCCACGGAACCGCAAGGCGCTGACAGCCTACCTGTTCGCCCACAATCACGGCTTCTACATGATGGAGCTGACGACGGGGCTGCTCCTCATGGTGCTATCGATGTGCGAGGCACCGGCCGTACCCTCCCTGCGGCTGGACGTCTAC GTCCACGCTCCCCTCGAGCTGCTGGCCCTGGCCATGGTGGCTTTCGAGCTCTGCATGAAGATGCGCTGGCTGGGCCTCCACACCTTCATTCGCCACAGAAGGACCATGGTGAAG ACCTGCGTGCTCTTCCTCCAGTTCGTGGAGGCCATTGTAGTGCTGGTCCGGCAGATGTCCCACCTGCGGGTCACGCGGGCCCTCCGTCCCATCTTCCTGGTGGACTGCCGGTACTGCGGAGCCGTGCGCAG GAACCTGCGGCAGATCTTCCAGTCCCTTCCTCCCTTCATCGacatcctgctgctgctgctcttctTCATGCTCATCTTCTCCATTCTGG gattttatttgttttctcaGAATAAGGCAGATCCG TATTTCAATTCGCTGGAAAACAGCATCGTGAGCCTGTTCGTCCTCCTGACGACGGCGAA CTTTCCAGACGTGATGATGCCAGCATACTCCAAAAACCGGTGGTCTTGTGTGTTCTTCATCGTCTACTTGTCCATTGAGCTATATTTCATCATGAACCTG CTCCTAGCCGTGGTGTTTGACACCTTCAACGACGTGGAGAAGATGAAATTTAAATCGCTGCTGCTGCACAAGAGGTCAGCCATAGAGCACGCCTTCCAGCTTCTGGTCAGCAAACAA AGGCCCAGCGGGGTGTCGCTTAAGCAGTTCGACGGTCTGATGCGCTTCTACAGGCCACGGATGAGCGCCCGCGACCGCTTCCTCACATTCAACGCCCTCAGTCGCGGAGACTCCTCCACGCTCAG CCTGGAGGAATTTTACAACTTCTATGAAGTCATTGGCTTAAAGTGGAAG CCGCGGCGGAGCGGGGAGCACTGGTTTGATGACCTTCCACACACCACTTTCCTCATTTTCAAAG GCATTAATATGCTGGTGAAGTCCAAACCATTCCAGTACACCATGT ATTTTGTCGTTGCTGTGAACGGCGTGTGGATCTTGGTGGAGACGTACATATCCAACA GTGTGTTCACCCTTTCCCAGCAGGTACCTTGGAGCTACATAGTCTTCCTTACCA TTTATGGAGTGGAAATGTTGCTGAAAATCACAGGCCTGGGTCCCATGAAGTATTTCAGCTCAGGCTGGCATCT GTTTGACTTCTCAGTCACCCTCTTCGCTTTCCTGGGCCTCATGGCTTTGGCCTTCGACATGGAGCCCTTCTACTTCATCGTGGTGCTGCGACCCCTGCAGCTGCTGCG GTTGTTCAAGATCAAGCAGCGGTACCGCAACGTGCTGGACACCATGTTCGAGCTCTTCCCCAGGATGGCCAG cttagGACTGACTCTCATCATCTTCTACTACTCCTTTGCCATCGTCGGGATGGAGTTCTTCGCCGACGTGGTGTACCCCAACTGCTGCAA caccagcaCAGTGGCCAACTCCTATAAGAAGATCAACATCACTGTGGGCAACCACACGGTCCTGGATGAGGGCTACTACTATCTCAACAACTTCAACAACATCCTCAGCAGCTTTG TAACATTGTTTGAGCTGACTGTGGTCAACAACTGGTATATTACAATG GAAGGAGTGACCTCACAGACCAGCCACTGGAGTCGCCTTTATTTCATGACCTTTTACATCGTCACCATG GTTGTCATGACGATCATCGTGGCTTTTATCCTGGATGCCTTCGTCTTCAGAATGAACTACAGCCGCAAGAACCGTGACCTCATTGGAGACCCTGAAG ATGAGAACGGCATCGTGCTGGAAGCTGAAGTGTCACGTGAGGAGGTGCTCGTCACGCTGGAGTTGTACAAGCAGATCTGCCCTGGAGGCTCCAACCTCCGCTccctgcagggggtgctgctGAGCATGGATCGTGGCGGG CACTCCTCGCTGGTGTTTCTGGGCCGGAGGTCCCGCACCAAGAGCGACCTGAGCATGAAGATGTATGCGGAGGAGATCCGG GAGTGGTATGAGGAGTACACCATGGAGAGCCCTCTTCATCCTCACCGGCTCCCAGACCAGCCCTTGGACATGCTAGACAACCCCAGCCGGGAGCTCACCAGCCACCCACAGACTGTCAACTAG